Part of the Gemmatimonadaceae bacterium genome, GTCCGGAACCACGCGGGGCGCCCAGTCCCGACCACACCAGCACCACGACGCTGCCGGCGGCGGCGAGCAGGGCCGGCCCCGCGTCCCGCCGGACCATGGCCGCCAGCAGTGCGCCCGAGACCACCCCGCCGAGCACCGCCGCGTTCAGCGTCGGCGTGAGGTCGGTTGCCGCCCACGTCGGCGCGGCGGCGCGGACCGCGACACCGTCGATCAGCGCGAGCAGCGGATGCACCGCACCCGCCACGAAGCGTGCGACGGCCGGCCAGGGCGAGCAGGCCAGCGCGAGGAAGAGCGTCGGTTGCAGCACGGTGACCAGCGGCGCCACCACGATGTTCGCGGCCGGCGCGATGAGGCTGATGGTGCCGAAGTGCCAGGCGATGAGTGGCGCCGAGGCCAGGCTCGCCACGACGCTGGCCACGAACTCGCGTCGCAGCGATCCGCGCCACCCGCCGCCGCTCCAGCCGACACGGCGCACGAGGCGCGCGCTGGCGGCCAGCGCGACGACACCGAGCACCGACAGCTGCCAGCCGAGGTCGAGCGGGGCCGCCGCATCGGCGAGCACCGGGATCAGCGCACCGAGCACCAGCACCGACCACGGCGACGCGGGGCGTTGGCGGAGCCTGGCGACCATCACGCTGCCGAACATCACCGCGGCCCGCACCGCCGGTGGCGGCAGGCCAAGCACCACGACGTAGCCGGCGGTGAGCGCGAGCGAGGCGAGCGTGGCGGCGCGCAGCGAGAGGCGCAACGCACTGCCCAGGAGCAGCAACGCCCCCGCGATGATGGCGACGTGCACCCCCGAGACCGAGAGGAGGTGCACCAGGCCGGCTCGCGCCCATCGCTGGCGCATCTCCGGATCGATGAGGTGCATGTCGGCCAGCAGGAGTGCCCTCGCCATGGGTGCGTCGCCGGCGAAGGTCGAGTCGACGCGACGCACGCCGGCCGCCCGCAGGCCGGCGCGACGCAGCAGATCGCCGGTGGGCGTGACGGTGGCGATCGTGACGACGAGTCCCGCGCGCGATGGCTCCGGTCGTGACGCCGTGCGAAGCCAGATCCCGCCGCGCACGCCGACCCGGGCCCGGATGCGCCCCGTGGTCTCACATCCGCCGCGGTGGGGACGGAAACGCGCCGGCGCCATCCCGCCCGAATCGGCATCGAAGTCCGCGACGACCTCCACCTGGCTGCTCCGCATGAGCAGCGCCCTGCAGTGTGCCTCACGCCATCGGATGGCCGTGGCGCGCGCGCCGGCGGCGAGGGCCAGTGCCACCGTCGCGAGGATCGCGAGCCGGCCGCTGCGTCGCACCATGCGGGCGATGCACAACACGGCCACCGCGCTCCCCGCGGCAACCGACGTGACGCCCGCACTCCCTGCCGCCGAGCCGATGATGTAGCAGGCGAGGATCCACGAGGTGGCGGGCATGGCGACACCATGCGGCCCGTCGCCCCGGCGCGCACATCAGGCGAGCGCACGCGGCATCATCCGCGCGCGCGCCGCCGTGTCAGCCCGCCATTGGCAGGGCGGCGCGCGCAGCCACCGGCGCCCCGGTGAAGGTGTGGCCGGTGG contains:
- a CDS encoding DNA internalization-related competence protein ComEC/Rec2 produces the protein MPATSWILACYIIGSAAGSAGVTSVAAGSAVAVLCIARMVRRSGRLAILATVALALAAGARATAIRWREAHCRALLMRSSQVEVVADFDADSGGMAPARFRPHRGGCETTGRIRARVGVRGGIWLRTASRPEPSRAGLVVTIATVTPTGDLLRRAGLRAAGVRRVDSTFAGDAPMARALLLADMHLIDPEMRQRWARAGLVHLLSVSGVHVAIIAGALLLLGSALRLSLRAATLASLALTAGYVVVLGLPPPAVRAAVMFGSVMVARLRQRPASPWSVLVLGALIPVLADAAAPLDLGWQLSVLGVVALAASARLVRRVGWSGGGWRGSLRREFVASVVASLASAPLIAWHFGTISLIAPAANIVVAPLVTVLQPTLFLALACSPWPAVARFVAGAVHPLLALIDGVAVRAAAPTWAATDLTPTLNAAVLGGVVSGALLAAMVRRDAGPALLAAAGSVVVLVWSGLGAPRGSGRLELHMLDVGQGDAIAVRTPRGRWVVVDAGGGAPGLDRGRRTVLPYLRRIGGPLEAFVLSHPHLDHVGGAPALLGRMPPARYLDGAFAGATAAYRASLESAAVHRVRWQRVHPGDTLDLDGVTFRFLAPDSSWTAGLDDANLASTVLRVEFGRIAMLLVGDAEIAEEDWLLQHVPPAWLRADVLKVGHHGSRTSSGSDFLDAVRPRVALVSVGRGNSYGHPSPEVVAEYARRSVPLLRTDVAGTTVVSTDGRDLVIATAARAWTLSSPALPRGSGTGSSAP